TCTCGATCCCGATCGCCGCCACCATCATCGGGTAGTTGTGCCCAAGGCGGGCCAGCGCGAAAAACGTGAGGGTGGACACCGACTGGAGGATCCCGAAGATCCACAGGGACGCCTTCATCCCGGCCCGCGCGACGATGGCGCCGCCTGCGAGCGTCCCGGCGATCGTCGCGATCATCCCCAACCCCTTCGTCACGGCCCCGATGTCGGTCATCGTGAACCCGAGCTCGAGAAGGAAGGGGGTCGTCAGCGCGGTCGCCACCACCACGTCGAGCTTGTAGAAGACGATGAACAGCAGGATCCCGGCCGCCCCGCGCCGCGCGAAAAACTCCAGGAACGGCTCGACGACCGCCTCCTTCAGCGTTCTCGGCCTCTTCGCGGCCAGTTCCGGCTCCGGGGCGAGAAAGGACGCGGTCATCCCCACGACGAGGGAGCCCGCCATCAGGAGATAGACGACGCGCCACGGCATTCGGTCGGCGAGGATCAGGGCGATCGCGCCCGAGGTGAGCATCGCCACGCGGTATCCGAGGATGTGCACCCCCGCTCCCGGTCCCAGTTCCTCCGGGGCGAGGACCTCGGTGCGCCAGGCGTCGACCACGATGTCCTGGCTGGCGCTGCAGAAGGCGACGAGGAACGACAGGAGCGCCAATGCGCCGGGATGCGCCGCAGGCGTGGAGAACGCCATCGCCGCGATGACGAGGAAGAGGGCCGACTGGGTTACCAGCATCCACCCGCGGCGACGCCCGAGGAAGGGAGGGACGAACCGGTCCATCAAGGGGGACCAGAGGAACTTGAACGTGTACGGCAGGCCGACGAGGGAGAAGACCCCGATCACCGTCAGGTCGACCTTTTCGGTGGTCATCCATGCCTGCAGGGTCGTGCCGGTCAGGGCCAGCGGGATCCCGGAGGAAAATCCGAGAAGCAGGACGAAGAAGATGCGCCGGTTGGCGAACGCATTCAGAAGCGCGGACATGCGGGGTATCGTACCACCCCCGCGGGAAGGGAACGAGGAAGAACGGGACAGCCGTCCCCCTGCTGTAATACCATGCAAAAGAGATGGCGGGGAGGAGGGGAAACACGATGAAGAATCGGCAGGTCGCGGCACTCCTCCTGGGGATCCTGGCGCCGGGCGCCATCCTCGCCTTGACCTCCTGCGGGCCCACGGTGGACCTCTCTTTCCTGGGCAACGGTGGTGACAAGGACGGTACGGGGGTCGGGCCGGTCGCCGGGTTCGGCAGCGTCGTCGTGAACGGGGTGCAGTACGACGCCGCCGGGATCGACAGCACGAACTTCTTCGACGATCACGGAAGGTCGAAGACGGACCTCATGGCCGGGATGATGGTGAAGATCACGGCGACGGAGGTTGACGACGTGTCGGGCACCGGGACGGCGACGAAGATCGAGGTGCAGCGGCACGTCGACGGTCCGCTGGACGACAACGGGGTGACGTTGGCGACGAACCGGATGCGGGTGATGGGACAGACGGTGGTGACGGACACCACGACGGTGTTCGACAACGTGATCGATCTCACAGATGTCGACAACCTGTCCAAGGCGGGCAATCGCCCCGAACTCGAGGTCCACGGGATCGCGGACAGTGACGGCACGATCCACGCCACGTTCGTCCACCTGTGGTCCGATAACGTGGTAACGGACCGGGACGTGCAGGTGAAGGGGACGGTCGGGAATCTCCATCTGGCGCATACCGCGTTCACCCTGGGGACCGTGTCCGTCAGCATCCCGACTCCCCCCTCCGGGCTGGCCGACGGCCAGTTCGTCGAAGCGAAGGGCGCCTTCCGCATTTCGGACGGCACCCTCGAGGCCACCGTCGTCACGATCGGGGATCCCTCCGCCGGGCAGGGCGCCGGGGATCGGGTCAAGGCCGAGGGGTACGTGAACCGGATCGTCACCGACACGCAATTCGAGCTATCCGGCGCGGACGGTCTGCAAAGGGTCAACTGGACCACCTTGACGGTGGCGTTCCGGGACGGCGTGTCGGCGGATCTCGGGGAGGGCGCAAGGATCGTAGTGGAAGGGGGACGAAACTCCGACAAGACGGTGGCGGCTTCGGAGATCTCGTTCAGAAAGCCGAGCAATGTCCGGATGGACACGACCGTCACGGTGCCGGTTTCGCCCCCGAACTCACTGAGGCTGTTCGGGAAAACGGTGATCGTCAACTCCCTGACGCAGTACGGGGACAGCCGCGACGGTCTTCGGGCGTTCGGGCTTGCGGACATCCTTACCGGCGACACCTTGCGGGTTTCCGCCTTCCTGGACAACAGCACGGTGTCGGACCGGATTGTGGCAAGCCGTGTCGAGCGTATCGATCCGTTCCCGGCGAGCGATCTGCATATCCTGCAGGGGAGGGTGGTTTCCTTCGACATCGTTGGCCCGACGTACACGGTATTGGGGGACCTCACATCGGGACTAACGGTCCTCACGAACGTTTCGACGACTACCTACGCCGACGCCGACGGGAGCGCCATGACGCAGGCGGAGTTCTTCGCCCTCCTGGCGGCGAACCAGGGAGCCGGGAAGCCCACGACGGCAAGAGCGCGCGGGACGGCGGCCGCCCCCGGGGCCTCCATGGTGGCGCAAGACGTCGAGATCGTGCCTGCGATCGACAACTGAGCAGCGGCGACCCGTCGTCCCCTCTCTGCTATGATGATCGTACATCCAACGTAAAGGGGCGGATCATGGGGTTCGACGCGCAAGGTTTTCTGGACAGATACGCGGAGGCGTACAACGACCGGAACCCGGAGGGGATGCGGACCTTCTTCGACCTGTCCGACGAGCGGTTCGCCGTCTTCGAGGATTTCACCGGGGACCTGATCGACGGCTCCGCGTACTCGGCGATGCTCGAGGCGGCGTTCGACGCGACGGGCCGGATGTCCTTCGAGCTTCTCCGCAGCGACGACTTCGGCGGGATCGCCGTCCTCCACGCGATCCAGCGGATCGTGTTCGCAGACGAGGAGGAAGGGATCGGCGAAGCGCGGATCCGTGCCACCCTCTGGGTCAAGGACGGCGAGGAGGCGCCCCGCGTCGTGTCCGCGCACTTCTCCGCCGTTCCCTCCGCCGTCGAGGAGTGCGACATGGGCGGGTGCGGCTGCGCGGGGCACGCGCCGGAGGATTGATGGGGAGCGTCTCCGTCATCCTCCTCGTCCTCGCCGCGCTCGCGGTGGGGGCCGCCGCGGGCTGGCTTCTCCGGGCCGGACAGGTGGCGACGCTCGTCGAGCGGCTGCGTGGGCAGGACCTGATCATGGTCGAGAAGCTCGCCGTCCTGAACGAGGCGAGGGAGAAGCTCAAGGAGGCGTTTGAGGCCCTCTCGTCGGAGGCGCTGCGCAGCAACAACCAGTCCTTCCTCGCGCTCGCGAAGGCCACGCTGGAGACGTTCCAGGAGGGGGCGCGCGGCGATCTCGAGATGCGCCAGCAGGCGATCGACGCGCTG
The window above is part of the bacterium genome. Proteins encoded here:
- a CDS encoding MFS transporter, with product MSALLNAFANRRIFFVLLLGFSSGIPLALTGTTLQAWMTTEKVDLTVIGVFSLVGLPYTFKFLWSPLMDRFVPPFLGRRRGWMLVTQSALFLVIAAMAFSTPAAHPGALALLSFLVAFCSASQDIVVDAWRTEVLAPEELGPGAGVHILGYRVAMLTSGAIALILADRMPWRVVYLLMAGSLVVGMTASFLAPEPELAAKRPRTLKEAVVEPFLEFFARRGAAGILLFIVFYKLDVVVATALTTPFLLELGFTMTDIGAVTKGLGMIATIAGTLAGGAIVARAGMKASLWIFGILQSVSTLTFFALARLGHNYPMMVAAIGIENLCSGMGTAAYAAFLMSMCDKRFTATQYALLTSLMAVTRVVVGAPTGFVAKTYGWETYFIISALAAIPGLLLLLRYDQWNAPGA